A window of the Bacteroides thetaiotaomicron VPI-5482 genome harbors these coding sequences:
- a CDS encoding Gfo/Idh/MocA family protein has translation MSDFSRRKFLKTGAAALAGITIAPSSILGMSHGHVSPTDKLNLAAVGIGGMGHANINNVKGTENIVALCDVDWKYAKGVFDEFPNAKKYWDYRKMYDEMGKSIDGVIIATADHTHAIITADAMTMGKHVYCQKPLTHSVYESRLLTKLAASTGVVTQMGNQGASGEGTDLVCEWIWNGEIGEVTKVECATDRPIWPQGLNAPEKADRIPNTLNWDLFTGPAKLNPYNNVYHPWNWRGWWDYGTGALGDMACHILHQPFRALKLGYPTKVEGSSTLLLSACAPQAQHVKMIFPARDNMPKVALPEVEVHWYDGGMMPERPKGFPEGKQLMGPGGGLTIFHGTKDTLICGCYGEQPFLLSGRVPNAPKVCRRVTCSHEMDWVRACKEDKSNRVMPKADFSESGPMNEMVVMGVLAIRLQGLNKTLEWDGANMCFTNIGDNETLRTCIKDGFTIHDGHPSFNKTWTDPINAKQFAAELVKHNYREGWKLPDMPR, from the coding sequence ATGTCAGACTTTTCAAGAAGAAAATTTCTTAAAACGGGAGCCGCTGCTTTAGCAGGAATCACCATTGCTCCCAGCTCTATTTTAGGTATGAGCCACGGGCACGTTTCCCCAACCGACAAACTGAACCTTGCAGCCGTAGGTATCGGCGGTATGGGTCATGCCAACATCAACAACGTGAAGGGCACCGAAAACATCGTAGCCCTTTGTGACGTAGACTGGAAATATGCCAAAGGCGTATTCGATGAATTCCCGAATGCGAAGAAATACTGGGATTATCGCAAGATGTACGATGAAATGGGCAAATCCATTGACGGCGTAATCATTGCTACCGCCGACCATACTCATGCCATCATCACGGCAGACGCCATGACAATGGGCAAGCACGTATACTGCCAGAAACCGTTGACTCACTCCGTTTACGAATCCCGTTTGCTGACCAAGCTGGCCGCCTCTACCGGAGTAGTTACTCAAATGGGTAATCAGGGAGCATCGGGCGAAGGTACCGACCTGGTTTGCGAATGGATATGGAATGGAGAAATCGGCGAAGTAACCAAAGTGGAATGCGCCACCGACCGTCCTATCTGGCCGCAAGGACTGAATGCACCCGAAAAGGCGGACCGCATCCCCAACACATTGAACTGGGATCTTTTCACCGGACCTGCCAAACTGAACCCGTACAACAACGTTTATCATCCCTGGAACTGGCGTGGATGGTGGGATTACGGTACAGGTGCACTGGGTGATATGGCCTGTCATATTCTGCACCAGCCGTTCAGAGCTCTGAAGCTGGGTTATCCTACCAAGGTGGAAGGTTCTTCTACTTTATTACTGAGTGCCTGCGCTCCTCAGGCCCAACACGTGAAGATGATTTTCCCCGCCCGCGACAATATGCCGAAAGTTGCCTTGCCGGAAGTTGAGGTACACTGGTATGACGGCGGTATGATGCCGGAACGTCCGAAAGGTTTCCCGGAAGGAAAACAACTGATGGGCCCCGGTGGTGGTCTGACTATCTTCCACGGAACAAAAGATACATTGATTTGCGGCTGCTACGGAGAACAACCTTTCTTGTTGTCAGGCCGTGTGCCCAATGCACCGAAAGTATGCCGCCGTGTTACTTGTTCTCATGAAATGGACTGGGTACGCGCTTGTAAGGAAGACAAATCCAACCGCGTGATGCCGAAAGCGGATTTCTCCGAATCGGGACCGATGAATGAAATGGTGGTAATGGGTGTATTGGCTATCCGTCTGCAAGGATTGAACAAGACACTGGAATGGGACGGCGCTAATATGTGCTTCACTAATATTGGTGATAACGAAACACTCAGAACCTGCATTAAGGACGGATTTACGATTCATGATGGTCACCCGTCATTCAATAAGACCTGGACAGATCCGATCAACGCGAAACAATTTGCAGCCGAACTGGTGAAACATAATTATCGTGAAGGATGGAAGTTGCCTGATATGCCACGATAA
- a CDS encoding Gfo/Idh/MocA family protein: MDAQFSLDTKIKVGIIGFGRMGRFYWEAMRKSGRWEIAYICDTDPTTRELAKKISPESLVVENDQKIFEDESVQVVGLFTLADSRLEQIEKAIRYGKHIIAEKPVADTMEKEWKVVDMIENSNVLSTVNLYLRNSWYHNLMKEYIQKGEIGELAIIRICHMTPGLAPGEGHEYEGPAFHDCGMHYVDIVRWYAESEYRTWNAQGVNMWNYKDPWWVQCHGTFQNGVVFDITQGFVYGQLSKDQTHNSYVDIIGTEGIVRMTHDFKTAVVDLHGVHQTLRVEKPFGGKNIDVLCDLFADSILTGKRNPRLPLMYDSTIASEYAWKFLQDARMNDLPAIGNLQTLEQIRERRKNMKNGYGLLHSNPPQITNSLK, from the coding sequence ATGGATGCACAATTTTCACTTGACACAAAAATAAAAGTAGGAATAATCGGTTTCGGTAGAATGGGAAGATTCTATTGGGAGGCGATGCGGAAAAGCGGGCGATGGGAGATTGCCTATATTTGCGATACAGATCCTACCACGCGCGAACTTGCTAAAAAAATATCTCCTGAATCTCTTGTAGTAGAGAATGATCAAAAAATCTTTGAAGACGAGAGTGTACAGGTTGTCGGGCTCTTCACATTGGCAGACTCAAGGCTCGAACAAATAGAAAAGGCTATTCGGTACGGAAAACATATCATCGCGGAAAAACCTGTTGCAGATACGATGGAAAAGGAGTGGAAGGTGGTGGATATGATAGAAAACTCCAATGTACTTTCTACGGTAAACTTATATCTGCGAAATTCCTGGTATCATAATCTGATGAAGGAATATATCCAGAAGGGAGAAATAGGTGAGTTAGCCATTATCCGTATTTGCCACATGACTCCGGGACTGGCACCGGGTGAAGGACATGAATATGAAGGCCCCGCTTTCCATGATTGTGGAATGCATTATGTTGACATCGTTCGCTGGTATGCCGAAAGTGAATATAGAACATGGAATGCACAAGGCGTGAACATGTGGAATTATAAAGATCCCTGGTGGGTACAATGTCACGGAACTTTTCAAAATGGCGTAGTCTTTGATATAACCCAGGGTTTTGTCTATGGACAATTATCGAAAGATCAGACGCACAATTCTTATGTAGATATTATAGGTACGGAAGGTATCGTGCGTATGACGCATGATTTCAAAACAGCTGTTGTCGATTTACACGGAGTACATCAGACACTTCGTGTGGAAAAACCTTTTGGTGGTAAGAATATTGATGTGCTGTGCGATTTGTTCGCCGATTCCATATTGACCGGTAAGCGAAACCCTCGTTTGCCTTTAATGTATGACTCGACTATTGCATCCGAGTATGCGTGGAAATTCCTGCAGGATGCTCGTATGAATGACTTGCCGGCTATCGGTAATTTGCAGACTCTTGAACAAATACGCGAACGCAGAAAAAACATGAAAAATGGATATGGGTTGCTGCATAGTAATCCACCACAAATAACTAACTCCTTAAAATAA
- a CDS encoding DUF6377 domain-containing protein: MKFNRCYLKRIVLLFLVALGIGNALYANNELKILADSLHKMIDAKPLFVQKKEQRIARIKCLLKDSGLTPDREYKVNLQLYNEYKKFNIDSAIHYVDRNLEIARQLNRNYLKYQSSLQLSLVYSMCGRYRDAELLLEKMKPSEFPRSLLATYYDTYARFWEYYSISATNNQYGKKREAYQDSLYALMDHTSFDYKLSRAYSYAGHDSTKAIKILDELLNAEEVGTPNYAMITHSYAMLSRYLKREDDAKKYLMMSAIADIQNATRETASLQALALIQYEENNLADAFKFTQSAIDDVVSSGIHFRAMEIYKFYSIINTAYQTEEARSKSNLITFLISTSVSLFLLIVLVVFIYIQMKKTLRMKRALAQSNEELLRLNDKLNSMNSELNDKNDELCEINNIKEHYIAQFFDVCFSYIHKMEKYQNMLYKIAINKCYEELIKKLKSSALIDDELDALYTRFDRVFLNLYPTFVSDFNALLKDDEKIILKQDALLNRELRIYALLRLGITDSGKIANFLRCSTSTVYNYRTKMRNKAAVDRDEFENEIMKI; encoded by the coding sequence ATGAAATTCAACCGTTGTTATCTGAAGAGAATCGTTTTGCTGTTCCTGGTTGCTCTGGGAATTGGCAATGCTCTTTATGCAAATAACGAATTGAAAATACTGGCTGACTCTCTGCATAAAATGATAGATGCGAAGCCGCTCTTCGTCCAGAAGAAAGAGCAGCGAATCGCTCGGATTAAATGTTTACTGAAGGACTCTGGGTTGACTCCCGATCGGGAATATAAGGTGAATCTCCAATTATACAATGAGTATAAGAAATTTAATATAGACTCTGCCATCCATTATGTCGACCGGAACCTTGAAATCGCTCGTCAGTTAAATAGAAACTATTTGAAATACCAGTCTTCTTTGCAACTCAGCCTTGTATATTCCATGTGCGGCAGATATAGAGATGCAGAATTACTTCTCGAAAAAATGAAGCCATCAGAATTTCCTCGTTCATTATTAGCTACTTATTATGATACATATGCCCGTTTTTGGGAGTATTATTCGATTTCTGCTACCAATAATCAGTACGGAAAAAAACGGGAAGCCTATCAGGATTCACTGTATGCTCTTATGGATCATACTTCCTTTGACTATAAATTGTCACGGGCTTATTCTTATGCAGGACACGATTCAACAAAGGCGATCAAGATTTTGGATGAGTTGCTGAATGCTGAGGAGGTAGGCACTCCTAACTATGCGATGATTACTCATTCGTATGCCATGCTGAGCCGCTATTTGAAAAGAGAGGATGATGCGAAGAAATATCTTATGATGTCCGCCATTGCTGATATTCAGAATGCCACACGCGAAACAGCCTCCCTGCAGGCACTTGCACTGATACAATATGAGGAAAATAATTTAGCGGATGCTTTCAAATTTACTCAGTCGGCTATTGATGATGTCGTTTCCTCCGGCATTCATTTCCGGGCAATGGAAATCTATAAATTCTATTCTATTATTAATACGGCTTATCAGACGGAAGAAGCTAGGTCTAAATCGAATCTGATTACTTTTCTTATCTCAACCAGCGTTTCTCTTTTTCTTTTAATCGTGTTGGTCGTATTTATTTATATTCAGATGAAAAAAACGTTGCGGATGAAACGGGCGCTGGCACAAAGTAACGAGGAACTTTTGAGACTGAACGACAAACTGAACAGCATGAATAGTGAGTTGAATGATAAGAATGATGAACTGTGCGAGATTAATAATATAAAGGAGCATTATATCGCTCAGTTTTTCGACGTGTGCTTCAGCTATATTCATAAAATGGAGAAGTATCAGAATATGCTGTATAAAATAGCCATTAATAAGTGCTATGAGGAACTGATTAAAAAGCTGAAATCTTCCGCATTGATTGATGATGAACTTGATGCTCTGTATACTCGCTTCGATAGAGTCTTTCTGAATTTATATCCGACTTTTGTTTCAGATTTCAATGCTTTACTGAAAGATGACGAGAAGATCATTCTTAAACAGGACGCTTTGTTGAATAGGGAACTTCGTATCTATGCGCTGTTACGTTTGGGCATTACGGATAGCGGAAAGATTGCCAATTTCCTTCGTTGCTCTACAAGTACTGTTTATAATTATCGTACTAAAATGCGTAACAAGGCTGCAGTAGATCGGGATGAATTTGAAAATGAAATTATGAAAATCTGA
- the rplI gene encoding 50S ribosomal protein L9, whose amino-acid sequence MEIILKEDIVNLGYKNDIVNVKSGYGRNYLIPTGKAIIASPSAKKMLAEDLKQRAHKLEKIKKDAEALAAKLEGVSLTIATKVSSTGTIFGSVSNIQIAEALAKLGHEIDRKIIVVKDAVKEVGNYKAIVKLHKEVSVEIPFEVVAE is encoded by the coding sequence ATGGAAATTATATTGAAAGAAGACATCGTAAACTTGGGTTATAAGAACGATATCGTAAACGTGAAATCCGGATACGGTCGTAATTATCTGATCCCGACTGGAAAAGCTATCATCGCTTCTCCTTCTGCAAAGAAAATGTTGGCTGAAGACTTGAAACAACGTGCTCACAAACTTGAGAAAATCAAGAAGGATGCTGAAGCATTGGCTGCTAAGTTGGAAGGCGTTTCTTTGACTATTGCAACAAAAGTTAGTTCAACAGGTACTATCTTCGGTTCTGTTAGCAATATCCAGATTGCTGAAGCATTGGCAAAACTGGGTCACGAAATTGACAGAAAGATCATCGTTGTAAAAGACGCTGTGAAAGAAGTTGGTAACTACAAAGCTATCGTTAAACTTCACAAGGAAGTTTCTGTAGAAATTCCTTTCGAAGTAGTTGCTGAATAA
- the rpsR gene encoding 30S ribosomal protein S18 produces the protein MAQQTQSEIRYLTPPSVDVKKKKYCRFKKSGIRYIDYKDPEFLKKFLNEQGKILPRRITGTSLKFQRRIAQAVKRARHLALLPYVTDMMK, from the coding sequence ATGGCACAACAGACTCAATCAGAAATCAGATATTTAACTCCGCCCTCAGTAGACGTTAAGAAGAAAAAATACTGTCGTTTCAAAAAGAGCGGTATCCGTTATATCGACTACAAAGATCCTGAATTCTTGAAGAAATTCTTGAACGAACAAGGAAAGATTCTTCCACGTCGTATCACTGGTACTTCTTTGAAGTTCCAACGTCGTATCGCACAGGCTGTGAAGAGAGCTCGTCACTTGGCATTGTTGCCTTATGTAACTGACATGATGAAATAA
- the rpsF gene encoding 30S ribosomal protein S6: MNQYETVFILTPVLSDVQMKEAVEKFKGILQAEGAEIINEENWGLKKLAYPIQKKSTGFYQLVEFNADPTVIDKLELNFRRDERVIRFLTFKMDKYAAEYAAKRRSVKSNKKED, from the coding sequence ATGAATCAATACGAAACCGTTTTCATTTTAACTCCCGTTTTGTCTGATGTTCAGATGAAGGAAGCGGTAGAAAAATTCAAAGGTATTCTTCAAGCTGAAGGTGCTGAGATTATCAATGAAGAAAACTGGGGACTGAAGAAATTGGCTTATCCAATTCAGAAGAAGTCAACAGGTTTTTATCAATTGGTTGAGTTCAATGCAGATCCTACTGTCATTGACAAGTTGGAACTTAACTTCCGTCGTGATGAACGCGTTATCCGCTTCTTGACTTTCAAAATGGACAAGTATGCTGCGGAATATGCTGCTAAAAGAAGAAGTGTTAAATCAAACAAAAAGGAGGATTAA
- a CDS encoding MarR family winged helix-turn-helix transcriptional regulator: protein MIEQFNFDIRLIFAILNGKVSAAINRKLYRNFRQNGLEISPEQWTVLIFLWEKDGVTQQELCNATFKDKPSMTRLIDNMERQHLVVRISDKKDRRTNLIHLTKDGKELEEKARIIAGQTLKEALHGITLEELSIGQEVLKKVFYNTKD, encoded by the coding sequence ATGATAGAGCAATTTAATTTCGATATCCGGCTTATATTCGCCATCCTAAATGGTAAGGTTTCCGCAGCAATCAACCGGAAGCTATATCGCAATTTCCGTCAGAACGGTCTGGAAATCAGCCCGGAGCAATGGACGGTTCTTATTTTTCTATGGGAAAAAGACGGCGTTACACAACAAGAGTTGTGCAATGCAACTTTTAAAGACAAACCCAGCATGACCCGTCTCATAGACAACATGGAACGGCAGCATCTTGTAGTACGTATTTCCGACAAAAAAGATCGTCGCACCAATCTGATCCACCTGACAAAAGACGGAAAAGAACTGGAAGAGAAGGCACGCATCATTGCGGGGCAGACACTGAAGGAAGCTCTGCATGGCATCACTCTCGAAGAACTGAGCATCGGGCAAGAGGTCTTAAAAAAGGTATTCTACAATACCAAAGACTAA
- a CDS encoding response regulator transcription factor has protein sequence MDEKLRILLCEDDENLGMLLREYLQAKGYSAELYPDGEAGYKAFLKNKYDLCVFDVMMPKKDGFTLAQDVRAANAEIPIIFLTAKTLKEDILEGFKIGADDYITKPFSMEELTFRIEAILRRVRGKKNKESNIYKIGKFTFDTQKQILATEGKQTKLTTKESELLGLLCAHANEILQRDFALKTIWIDDNYFNARSMDVYITKLRKHLKEDDSIEIINIHGKGYKLITPEVES, from the coding sequence ATGGACGAGAAACTGCGTATTTTATTATGCGAGGATGACGAAAATCTTGGCATGCTTTTAAGAGAATATTTACAGGCAAAAGGTTATTCTGCTGAGTTATATCCTGATGGAGAAGCCGGTTATAAGGCTTTCTTGAAGAATAAATATGACTTGTGCGTGTTTGACGTTATGATGCCTAAAAAGGATGGCTTTACGTTGGCACAGGATGTCCGTGCTGCGAATGCTGAGATACCTATCATCTTCCTGACTGCAAAAACGCTGAAAGAAGATATCCTGGAAGGATTTAAGATTGGTGCAGATGATTATATCACGAAACCATTCAGTATGGAAGAGTTGACTTTCAGAATTGAAGCTATCTTGAGACGTGTTCGTGGAAAGAAGAACAAAGAAAGCAATATCTACAAGATCGGTAAGTTTACTTTCGATACTCAGAAACAAATTCTGGCTACAGAAGGCAAGCAGACGAAGCTGACTACCAAAGAATCTGAACTTCTCGGACTGCTTTGTGCGCACGCTAATGAAATTCTGCAACGTGACTTTGCTCTGAAGACTATCTGGATTGATGATAACTACTTCAATGCCCGTAGTATGGATGTGTATATTACGAAGTTGCGTAAGCACCTGAAAGAAGATGATTCTATCGAGATTATCAATATTCACGGAAAAGGCTATAAGCTGATCACACCGGAAGTTGAATCTTAA
- a CDS encoding sensor histidine kinase: protein MKKSTIWILSIVMGLSFLSLLYLQVSYIEEMMKTRKEQFDSAVRNSLDQVSKDVEYAETMRWLVEDISDAERKALTENNTSLGQNNVVRGTQRFQVKSRDGKIISDFELRVMKIKPSELPKAMVRGRNTIPQTSNSMLEAIKNRYMYQRALLDEVVLDMIRRASDKSIGDRVRFRDLDDYLKSNLYNNGIDLPYHFAVIDKDGREVYRCADYEAKGSEESYQQALFKNDPPAKMSILKVHFPGKKDYIFDSISFMIPSLIFTLVLLVTFIFTIYIVFRQKKLTEMKNDFVNNMTHEFKTPISTISLAAQMLKDPAVAKSPQMFQHISGVINDETKRLRFQVEKVLQMSMFDRQKATLKMKEIDANELISGVINTFALKVERYNGKITSNLEAADPVIFADEMHLTNVIFNLMDNAVKYKKAEEDLELKVKTWNESGKLMISIQDNGIGIKKENLKKIFEKFYRVHTGNLHDVKGFGLGLAYVKKIITDHKGTIRAESDLNVGTKFIIALPLLKNN from the coding sequence ATGAAGAAGTCAACAATTTGGATATTAAGTATTGTAATGGGGCTTTCTTTCCTTAGTCTGTTGTATTTGCAGGTCAGTTATATAGAGGAAATGATGAAAACCCGGAAGGAGCAATTTGATTCGGCTGTGCGCAACAGTCTGGATCAGGTTTCCAAGGATGTAGAATATGCAGAAACTATGCGCTGGTTGGTTGAGGATATTTCGGATGCTGAAAGAAAAGCGCTGACTGAAAACAATACTTCATTAGGGCAGAATAATGTAGTTCGGGGGACACAGCGATTTCAAGTGAAGTCACGGGATGGCAAGATTATTTCTGACTTTGAATTGAGGGTGATGAAGATCAAACCGTCTGAACTTCCTAAAGCGATGGTACGTGGACGAAACACGATTCCTCAGACTTCTAATTCGATGTTGGAAGCTATCAAGAATCGCTATATGTATCAGCGGGCACTGTTGGATGAAGTAGTGTTGGACATGATTAGACGTGCGAGTGACAAGTCGATTGGTGATAGAGTACGGTTCAGGGACCTTGACGATTATCTGAAATCGAACTTATATAATAATGGTATAGACTTGCCTTATCATTTTGCAGTGATTGACAAGGATGGACGTGAAGTATACCGTTGTGCAGATTATGAAGCAAAAGGAAGTGAAGAATCCTATCAGCAGGCATTGTTTAAAAACGACCCCCCTGCAAAGATGAGTATTCTGAAAGTGCATTTCCCGGGAAAGAAGGACTATATTTTTGATTCGATCAGTTTCATGATTCCGTCACTGATATTTACGTTGGTGTTGTTGGTGACATTCATCTTTACGATTTATATCGTATTCCGTCAGAAGAAGTTGACGGAAATGAAGAATGACTTTGTCAATAACATGACGCATGAGTTCAAGACGCCGATATCAACTATCTCGCTGGCAGCACAGATGTTGAAGGACCCCGCGGTAGCAAAATCACCGCAAATGTTCCAGCATATATCGGGAGTCATAAATGATGAGACCAAGCGCTTGCGCTTTCAAGTGGAAAAGGTGCTGCAGATGTCAATGTTCGACCGGCAGAAGGCAACACTGAAGATGAAGGAGATTGATGCGAATGAACTGATTTCGGGAGTGATCAATACCTTTGCACTGAAAGTGGAACGATATAATGGTAAGATAACATCGAACCTTGAGGCAGCCGATCCTGTTATATTTGCAGATGAAATGCATCTTACCAATGTGATCTTCAATCTGATGGATAATGCGGTGAAATATAAGAAAGCGGAAGAGGATCTGGAACTGAAAGTGAAAACGTGGAATGAATCGGGTAAACTGATGATTTCGATACAGGATAACGGTATCGGTATCAAAAAGGAAAACCTGAAAAAGATATTTGAAAAGTTCTATCGTGTGCATACGGGTAATCTGCACGATGTGAAGGGCTTTGGACTGGGACTGGCTTATGTGAAGAAAATTATTACCGATCATAAGGGAACCATTAGAGCAGAAAGCGACCTGAACGTAGGAACTAAATTTATTATTGCATTACCTTTATTAAAAAATAATTGA
- a CDS encoding elongation factor G, giving the protein MKVYQTNEIKNIALLGSSGSGKTTLVEAMLFESGVIKRRGSVAAKNTVSDYFPVEQEYGYSVFSTVLHVEWNNKKLNIIDCPGSDDFVGSTVTALNVTDTAIILLNGQYGVEVGTQNHFRYTEKLNKPVIFLVNQLDNEKCDYDNILEQLKEAYGSKVVPIQYPIATGPGFNALIDVLLMKKYSWKPEGGAPVIEDIPAEEMDKAMEMHKALVEAAAENDEGLMEKFFEQDSLTEDEMREGIRKGLIARGMFPVFCVCGGKDMGVRRLMEFLGNVVPFVSEMPKVENTDGKEVAPDVNGPESLYFFKTSVEPHIGEVSYFKVMSGKVREGDDLLNADRGSKERIAQIYVVAGGNRVKVEELQAGDIGAAVKLKDVKTGNTLNGKDCDYKFNFIKYPNSKYSRAIKPVNEADVEKMMTILNRMREEDPTWVIEQSKELKQTLVHGQGEFHLRTLKWRLENNEKLQVKFEEPKIPYRETITKAARADYRHKKQSGGAGQFGEVHLIVEPYKEGMPVPDTYKFNGQEFKITVRGTEEIPLEWGGKLVFINSIVGGSIDARFLPAIMKGIMSRLEQGPLTGSYARDVRVIVYDGKMHPVDSNEISFMLAGRNAFSEAFKNAGPKILEPIYDVEVFVPSDRMGDVMGDLQGRRAMIMGMSSEKGFEKLVAKVPLKEMSSYSTALSSLTGGRASFIMKFASYELVPTDVQDKLIKDFEAKQTEE; this is encoded by the coding sequence ATGAAAGTATATCAGACTAATGAAATTAAGAACATTGCCTTGTTGGGAAGTTCTGGCTCTGGGAAAACCACTCTCGTGGAAGCGATGCTTTTCGAGAGTGGTGTTATAAAACGTCGCGGATCTGTTGCCGCAAAAAACACAGTTAGCGATTATTTCCCTGTTGAACAAGAGTATGGTTACTCCGTTTTCTCTACCGTTCTCCACGTAGAATGGAACAATAAAAAGCTTAATATTATAGACTGTCCGGGTTCGGACGACTTCGTTGGCAGTACGGTAACTGCACTTAATGTGACCGACACAGCAATTATTCTTCTCAATGGCCAATACGGCGTCGAAGTCGGTACACAAAATCACTTCCGATACACTGAAAAATTGAATAAGCCAGTTATTTTTCTAGTCAACCAGCTTGATAATGAAAAATGCGACTATGATAATATCCTCGAACAACTGAAAGAAGCGTATGGATCTAAGGTGGTTCCCATCCAGTATCCTATTGCTACCGGTCCGGGCTTTAATGCCTTGATTGACGTATTGTTGATGAAAAAATATTCGTGGAAACCCGAAGGCGGTGCTCCTGTGATTGAAGATATTCCGGCAGAAGAAATGGATAAGGCTATGGAAATGCATAAAGCATTGGTAGAAGCTGCTGCCGAAAATGACGAAGGACTGATGGAGAAATTTTTTGAACAAGATTCTCTGACAGAAGATGAAATGCGTGAAGGTATCCGTAAGGGATTGATCGCCAGAGGTATGTTCCCAGTATTCTGTGTTTGCGGTGGTAAGGACATGGGCGTTCGCCGTCTGATGGAATTCCTTGGCAACGTAGTTCCTTTCGTGTCTGAAATGCCGAAAGTGGAAAACACAGATGGTAAGGAAGTAGCTCCGGACGTAAACGGTCCCGAATCTTTGTATTTCTTCAAAACGAGTGTCGAGCCGCATATCGGTGAAGTATCTTACTTTAAAGTAATGAGCGGCAAGGTTCGTGAAGGTGATGACTTGCTGAATGCCGACCGTGGTTCGAAAGAACGTATCGCTCAGATTTATGTCGTAGCTGGTGGTAACCGTGTGAAAGTGGAAGAACTTCAGGCGGGTGATATCGGTGCTGCCGTAAAACTGAAAGATGTGAAGACAGGCAATACACTCAACGGTAAAGACTGCGATTATAAATTCAACTTTATCAAATATCCGAATTCTAAATATTCCCGTGCTATTAAACCGGTGAACGAAGCGGACGTGGAAAAGATGATGACCATCCTGAACCGTATGCGTGAAGAAGATCCGACATGGGTGATCGAGCAATCGAAAGAATTGAAGCAAACGCTGGTACACGGACAGGGAGAATTCCATCTGCGTACGTTGAAGTGGCGTCTGGAAAATAATGAAAAACTTCAGGTTAAATTTGAGGAACCGAAGATTCCGTATCGTGAAACGATTACGAAGGCTGCCCGTGCCGATTATCGTCATAAGAAACAATCCGGTGGTGCTGGTCAGTTCGGTGAAGTTCACCTGATCGTTGAACCTTATAAAGAAGGTATGCCTGTGCCCGATACTTACAAATTCAATGGACAGGAATTTAAGATTACCGTGAGAGGTACTGAAGAAATTCCATTGGAATGGGGCGGTAAACTGGTATTTATTAACAGTATCGTAGGTGGTTCTATCGATGCCCGTTTCTTGCCTGCTATTATGAAAGGTATCATGTCACGCCTGGAACAAGGCCCGTTGACAGGTTCGTATGCCCGTGACGTACGTGTAATCGTATATGATGGTAAGATGCACCCGGTAGACTCAAATGAAATCTCCTTTATGCTTGCCGGACGTAACGCATTCAGTGAAGCCTTCAAGAATGCCGGTCCGAAGATTTTGGAACCGATTTATGATGTGGAAGTATTTGTTCCGTCCGACAGAATGGGTGATGTGATGGGAGATCTTCAAGGACGCCGTGCCATGATTATGGGTATGAGCAGCGAAAAAGGTTTCGAGAAACTTGTTGCTAAAGTACCTTTGAAGGAAATGTCTTCATATTCGACAGCACTTAGCTCACTTACCGGCGGACGTGCTTCATTTATCATGAAGTTTGCTAGTTATGAACTTGTTCCGACAGATGTTCAGGATAAGTTGATTAAGGATTTTGAAGCTAAACAAACAGAGGAATAA